The following are from one region of the Desulfovibrio desulfuricans genome:
- a CDS encoding FprA family A-type flavoprotein: MQPVEIKKDIFWVGFVDYDHRDFHGYSRSPDGSTYNAYLIKDEKNVLLDTVASGCEGTLLCRMAQVLEPEKIDYIICNHMELDHAGALEAIIERCKPEKIFVSQTGLKSMAGYFDCKDWPVQAVKSGDSINIGKRTIVFQETRMLHWPDSMVSYIPEDKLLVSNDIFGQNIASSARFVDEFGDDGEYTRRVKEYYFNIVLPYSPMVLKTLPVVEKLDIDMIAPDHGLIQRGEKAVRGIIDLYRAMAEQKPQQRALIFYDTMWESTETMAYAICSGLEENNVPTRIMSVKQNHHSAVMTELADCGAVIAGSPTHNNTVLPLMAAQLTYMKGLRPLNRIGGAFGSYGWSGEGPKFLHEQLASMNMEMPAEPVKCNWRPDHEALKACHQMGVTIAEALKKKCQG; encoded by the coding sequence ATGCAGCCAGTAGAAATAAAAAAAGATATTTTCTGGGTCGGCTTTGTCGACTACGATCACAGGGATTTTCACGGTTATTCCCGTTCACCTGACGGTTCGACCTACAACGCCTACCTGATCAAGGACGAAAAAAACGTCCTGCTTGATACCGTCGCCTCGGGCTGCGAGGGCACCCTGCTGTGCCGCATGGCCCAGGTGCTTGAGCCGGAAAAGATCGACTACATCATCTGCAACCACATGGAACTGGATCACGCTGGCGCGCTGGAAGCCATTATTGAGCGTTGCAAGCCGGAAAAGATCTTTGTGTCGCAGACCGGCCTCAAGTCGATGGCTGGCTATTTTGACTGCAAAGACTGGCCCGTGCAGGCTGTGAAGAGCGGCGACAGCATCAACATCGGCAAACGCACCATCGTGTTTCAGGAAACCCGCATGCTGCATTGGCCCGACAGCATGGTTTCTTACATTCCCGAAGACAAGCTGCTGGTCAGCAACGACATCTTTGGTCAGAACATCGCCAGCTCCGCACGCTTTGTTGACGAATTCGGTGATGACGGCGAATACACTCGCCGCGTCAAGGAATACTACTTCAACATTGTGTTGCCCTACTCCCCCATGGTTCTCAAGACCCTGCCCGTGGTTGAAAAGCTCGATATCGACATGATCGCCCCTGACCACGGCCTCATTCAGAGGGGTGAAAAGGCCGTGCGCGGCATCATCGACTTGTACCGCGCCATGGCCGAGCAGAAGCCCCAGCAGCGCGCGCTCATTTTTTACGACACCATGTGGGAATCTACGGAAACAATGGCCTACGCCATTTGCAGCGGCCTGGAAGAAAACAACGTTCCCACGCGCATCATGAGCGTGAAGCAGAACCACCACAGCGCCGTCATGACCGAACTGGCAGACTGCGGCGCGGTCATTGCCGGTTCGCCCACCCACAACAATACCGTGCTGCCCCTCATGGCCGCCCAGCTTACCTATATGAAAGGTCTGCGCCCCCTGAACCGCATTGGCGGCGCGTTTGGCTCCTACGGCTGGTCGGGAGAAGGTCCCAAGTTCCTGCACGAGCAGCTTGCCTCCATGAATATGGAAATGCCTGCTGAACCCGTAAAGTGCAACTGGCGGCCCGATCACGAGGCCCTCAAGGCCTGCCACCAGATGGGCGTCACCATTGCTGAGGCTCTCAAAAAGAAATGCCAGGGCTAA
- a CDS encoding DJ-1/PfpI family protein translates to MHQNIQRSLQPLALLLALLAAFWPTGVQAQAGQISAQVEIDNMYDVNPAPGARQITLGVLLFPGFEMLDAYGPMEMWGSIRHAPARFWEDASKRVDVRLVTVAVVKGAVPSNQGPKTMADYSYADAPELDYLLVPGGNVAQQLQNPATLGWLQKKAKSAKLVMSVCNGASLLAAAGILDGRPATTNKMAFKASTAPGPKVNWVPKARWVDDGSVVTSSGVSAGMDMTLAVIARLYGQTMSDWLALVTEYEPHRDPSWDPFAAKAGLAE, encoded by the coding sequence ATGCACCAGAATATTCAGCGCAGTCTGCAACCCCTGGCTCTTTTGCTGGCGCTGCTTGCAGCGTTCTGGCCCACTGGCGTACAGGCGCAAGCCGGGCAAATATCCGCACAGGTGGAGATTGACAACATGTACGATGTAAACCCCGCGCCAGGGGCCCGGCAGATAACATTGGGCGTGTTGCTGTTCCCCGGATTTGAAATGCTGGATGCCTACGGCCCCATGGAAATGTGGGGCAGCATCAGGCACGCCCCGGCCCGTTTTTGGGAGGATGCGTCAAAGCGTGTGGATGTGAGGCTGGTTACCGTTGCTGTTGTGAAGGGAGCCGTACCATCCAACCAGGGGCCCAAAACCATGGCTGATTATAGCTACGCGGATGCCCCAGAGCTGGATTACCTGCTTGTGCCAGGCGGCAATGTTGCGCAGCAACTTCAGAATCCGGCAACTCTGGGCTGGCTGCAGAAAAAAGCCAAGAGCGCCAAGCTTGTCATGTCTGTGTGCAACGGCGCGTCACTGCTTGCCGCTGCGGGCATTCTGGACGGCAGGCCCGCCACCACAAACAAGATGGCCTTTAAGGCGTCCACAGCCCCTGGCCCGAAGGTGAACTGGGTGCCCAAGGCCCGCTGGGTGGATGACGGTTCGGTTGTGACATCTTCGGGAGTTTCTGCCGGTATGGACATGACCCTGGCGGTTATAGCCCGTCTGTACGGACAGACCATGAGCGACTGGCTTGCTCTCGTGACGGAATACGAACCCCACCGTGACCCTTCCTGGGATCCTTTTGCCGCAAAGGCCGGGCTGGCGGAGTAG